Proteins encoded in a region of the Tetrapisispora phaffii CBS 4417 chromosome 12, complete genome genome:
- the TAF5 gene encoding chromatin modification protein (similar to Saccharomyces cerevisiae TAF5 (YBR198C); ancestral locus Anc_8.544), giving the protein MSDNQATVPAEDTSAKQAKQQKLPKPSKPVKQQKPLKQQKTVAKKDATEARGTTSTSTDAAGSNTGKKQQTSTNPPSGTPSKQAGQFSASDLNRIVLEYLNKKGYHQTEALLRQESLGNNKSKPTVEKAKEEKRKEKEKEKEKEKLEQAKKRDVDGNIISYEQIKQETSPESYIRAYRLLKEWVDSSLEMYKSDLDQILYPVFIYIFLKIVSKSPIHARGFFDKYSSDFRAFHSTEINRLFSVNSQDHIKENEIANAFHSNRYRVTLTKTTVNLLLFYLNDNVNIGGSLIISILNEYMELNIVETVTSKERLQDGIKLISENDRSNINYEINSTPVKLGKLPQDEEFIKEIETELKILDEKEKQNIVNTAENNKPLPPITLLEEFRGLLSRSYVDYFGKKNKGSNIGSEISEKKSASRSVDIQSPSIEVLPLPPKNALDLKIEIQKVKEYRDYVPLYDLKTALPSVCMFTFLNTNNEMLSLSYSNDCRLAAAGFKDSYIKVWSLDGTTLESKATKIQPSKSQAALRAGLDNKINEKTRSQETPITTVKLVGHSGAIYSTSFSPDNKLLVSASEDKTIRLWSMDTRTTLVTYKGHNHPVWDVQFSPVGHYFATASHDQTARLWSCDHIFPLRIFSGHISDVDCVTFHPNGCYIFTGSSDKTCRMWDITTGESVRLFIGHTAPILSVAVAPDGLRLATGSEDGVIHIWDIGTGKSLKKLIGHGKSAVNSLSYNKESNILVSGGSDNSVRIWDLTVENNENSFNNEAESGLNQPIIGYSGRQLPSVTQDMKEFGKNNSVVPTTDLVVSFYTKKTPIYKTQFTRSNIVFAGGALRD; this is encoded by the coding sequence ATGTCAGACAATCAGGCTACGGTTCCTGCGGAAGACACTAGTGCCAAACAGGCTAAACAACAGAAGCTACCGAAACCGTCCAAACCGGTGAAACAGCAGAAACCGTTGAAACAACAGAAAACAGTCGCTAAAAAGGATGCGACTGAAGCAAGAGGTACCACCTCGACTTCAACAGATGCCGCAGGTTCAAATACAGGTAAAAAACAACAGACCAGTACTAATCCACCATCTGGTACACCAAGCAAGCAAGCAGGTCAGTTCTCGGCTTCTGATCTGAATAGAATCGTGTTGGagtatttgaataaaaaaggTTATCATCAAACTGAAGCACTCTTGAGGCAAGAGAGTTTGGGCAACAATAAAAGTAAACCAACAGTGGAGAAAGCTAAAGAAGAGaagagaaaagaaaaggagaaagagaaagaaaaagaaaaattggAACAGGCAAAGAAGAGAGATGTAGATGGTAATATCATATCTTATGAACAGATAAAACAAGAAACTTCTCCAGAGAGTTACATCAGGGCCTATAGATTATTGAAAGAATGGGTGGATTCATCGTTGGAAATGTACAAATCGGATCTGGATCAAATACTATACCCAGtctttatttatatcttcttGAAAATAGTGTCAAAATCACCAATTCATGCTCGTGGATTCTTCGATAAGTATTCTTCTGATTTTAGAGCTTTCCATAGCACAGAGATAAATAGACTGTTTAGTGTTAACTCACAAGATCACATAAAGGAAAATGAAATAGCAAACGCCTTTCACTCAAATAGATACAGAGTGACTCTCACAAAGACGACAGTAAATCTATTACTGTTCTATCTGAATGATAACGTCAATATAGGTGGTTCTTTAATTATCAGTATTTTGAATGAGTATATGGAATTAAATATCGTTGAAACAGTCACATCTAAGGAAAGGTTACAAGATGGTatcaaattaatttcaGAAAATGATAGATCAAACATCAACTACgaaataaattcaacaCCTGTCAAATTAGGCAAATTACCAcaagatgaagaatttaTCAAAGAGATAGAGACGGAGTTGAAAATCTTAgatgaaaaagaaaaacagaATATTGTAAACACTgcagaaaataataaaccaTTACCTCCCATTACTTTACTAGAAGAGTTTCGTGGTCTACTCAGTCGATCATATGTCGATTATTTTggtaaaaagaataaaggATCGAACATAGGAAGTGAAATAAGTGAGAAAAAATCTGCATCAAGATCAGTTGACATTCAGTCTCCTTCAATCGAAGTTCTACCATTACCTCCTAAGAATGCAttagatttaaaaattgaaatacaAAAAGTTAAGGAATATCGTGACTATGTTCCACTTTATGATCTAAAGACAGCACTACCAAGTGTATGTATGTTTACTTTTCTAAACACAAACAACGAAATGTTATCGTTAAGTTACAGTAATGACTGTAGATTAGCAGCAGCCGGTTTTAAAGACAGTTATATTAAGGTTTGGTCTTTAGACGGTACTACGCTAGAAAGTAAAGCTACTAAAATACAACCATCCAAATCCCAAGCAGCTCTAAGAGCTGGattagataataaaattaatgagAAAACTAGATCTCAAGAAACTCCCATCACTACTGTTAAACTAGTAGGACACAGCGGTGCTATTTACTCAACAAGTTTCAGTCCGGATAACAAACTATTGGTTTCCGCATCAGAGGACAAAACTATACGATTATGGTCGATGGATACGCGCACAACATTAGTCACATATAAAGGTCACAATCACCCTGTCTGGGATGTTCAATTCTCACCAGTAGGGCATTATTTTGCCACTGCATCTCACGATCAAACAGCTAGGTTATGGTCTTGTGACCATATATTTCCATTAAGAATTTTCTCCGGTCATATAAGTGACGTGGATTGTGTTACCTTCCATCCTAACGGATGTTATATATTCACCGGTTCTAGTGACAAAACATGTAGAATGTGGGATATCACCACTGGTGAATCTGTACGTTTATTTATTGGACATACAGCTCCAATTCTATCAGTTGCTGTTGCACCAGACGGGCTAAGATTAGCCACTGGTAGTGAAGATGGTGTCATACATATATGGGATATTGGTACTGGTAAGAGtctaaagaaattaattgGACATGGTAAGAGCGCTGTCAATTCCTTATCGTACAACAAAGAGAGCAACATTCTTGTGAGCGGCGGTTCTGATAATTCTGTCCGTATCTGGGATTTAACGGTTGAAAACAATGAGAACAGTTTCAATAATGAAGCGGAGTCTGGTTTGAACCAGCCTATCATTGGGTACTCGGGCAGACAGCTTCCTTCGGTTACGCAAGATATGAAAGAATTCGGTAAGAACAACTCGGTCGTTCCAACCACTGATCTGGTGGTAAGTTTCTACACGAAGAAAACTCCAATCTACAAAACCCAATTCACTAGAAGTAACATTGTGTTTGCAGGAGGTGCATTAAGGGATTGa